The DNA segment CGCGCTTTGGGTCAGTTGTTGCTGGGAGCGGCGCACTTCGGTGTTGTCGCGGCCCACGGCCTGGATTTCCTGCAACTGGCCGTGCTCGTCGAACACACCACGGTCAGACCAGACCCACCACGCATGTTCGCGTCCCGGCAGTTGCAGGCTGATTTCGGCGGTGCTGACCGGGAATTCCGGGCTCAGTTGGCCGATGCGTTTTACAAAGGCGTTGCGCTGTTCGTCCGATAACCAGTGGCCCAGGTTGATCCCCGGCAATTGGGCGGGCGTGCATTCCAGGTAGTTGGCCAGGGGCGTGTTGCCGAAGGTCAGGGTCAGGTCCGGGCGGTAGCGACAGATCATCGCCGGCGAGTCTTCGACGAGGAGGCGGTAGCGCTCTTCGCTGTCCTTGATCTGTTGCGCCGCCAGGGTGGCTTCGGTGACGTCCAGCCACAGGCCGACGGCTTCCACCGGCAAGCCCAGGTCGTCGCGCAGCAGCTTGGCTTCGTCCAGCAGCCAGTGGTAGTTGCCCTGGCGATCGCGTACGCGGTAGCGGCTGCGCACGTTGCCTTCGCGTAGCAATTGCCGGGTGCGTTCGAAGTACAGGTCGCGGTCTTCGGGGTGCACCCATTCCACGGAGGTGTCGTGGGTGCATTCGGCCAGGGTCCAGCCCAGCAGCGGCAGCAGACTGTCGCTGAAAAATGCCGGGTGCAGCGCGCCGTTGACATAGCGCTGCACGTAGATCACCGCCGGTGAGCTGGCGATCAGGTTGTCCAGGCGGGCATGGGCGGCGGCGGCCTGCAGTTGCTGGTTCTTGATGTCGCTGATGTCGAGCATGAAGCCGATCCAGCGCCGCTGCTCGCCGGCGCCCAGCACCTGGCCCTGGACGCGGTACCAGATGGGGTTCTGTTTGGCGTCGCTGCGCAGCAGGCGCACGCTGGCGAGCAAAGGTTTGCCCAGGCTTTGCAGGTCTTGCAGGCGGCTGTTGAGTTCCTGGCGGTCGGCGGGGTGGATCAGTTCCAGCCAGTTGGCCAGCACCTGTTTGGTCGGTGCATCTTCCGGGCTCAGGCTGCGCATCAGTTGGGGGGCCAGCAGGATCTCTTCACCGTTGGCCAGCAGTTCCCACCAGCCGGTGCCGAGCAGGCCTTGCAGGGCTTCCACCCGCTCCAGTTGTTGGTGATGGCGCTGCTCGCGCAGGCGGCTGAGCAAGGGCGCGGCGAGGGCGGCGGTGAGGTTCAGCCAGTCACGCTCGCTGACGTCGGCGTGGCCGCTGTAGAACCCGCACAGCAACCACGCGGCGACCCCCTGACTATCGCGGTACGGCACCAGCAGGCCCTCGGCATTGCCAAACACGCTGTGCAGGCGCGGGTGCTCGCTGCGGCCCTGAAGGGTTTTCAGGCTTAGCGGGGTGTTGCCGTTGAGGCTGTCCAGGCAGGTGCCCAGGCGCTGCCCAGGCGTCCACAGTTGCGGCGCGTCATGGGCGCTGTAGCTGCTGTAGACCAGCCAGTCCTGATCCTGCTGGTCGAGCAGCACCATCGCCGCGCAAGGGATACGCCAGCGCTGGGTCAGGCTGCGCAGGTGCTCGCTGAACACTTGCGGCAGCCGCGACAGGCTGCACACGCGCAGTTGTTCGCTCATCTGGCTGGCGAGCAGATGGTTCTGCTCGCGCTGCTGGGCCAACTGCCGGCCCCTCAGCAGGTCGCTGATATCCAGCAGGCGCAGGATCCAGCCGTCGCCATCCGGTTCGATCCAGCCACGGGTATGCAGGATGGTCTCGGCGGCGCCCTGGAAATCCAGGTCCAGGCTGTGCCGCTGCCAGTCGGCGGGGGTGCCTTCGATGCTCAGGGCGCCAGGCAGGCACAGCAGGTCGCGCAACAGCGGGTGGGCCTGGGCACTGAGGTGACGGGCTAACTGTGGGTGCAACGCGCGGCTGATATCCAGCACATGACCATGCTGATCCAGGCGCAGGTGCAAGCCTTGTGCGGGTGGGCTGGCGGGCGTCTCCAGGGCCTGGGCGCTGTTGCGGCCGAGCAGCCTGCCGAAGATTTTGTCACCGGAGTTCAAAATTGCAGGCTCGACTGGGCGTGCAACGTGGTCGGCAGCCGAGGCACCGTGCCAATGCCCGGCAGCACAATAAACGGCAGGACGTTCTTCAGGTTGGCCGAGGGGTAGTTGATCTCGACGGTCAGCACGCCTGCGGTGTAGGTCGGATTGATATGGGCCGTCTGGAACTGGAAGGTCGCTGGAATCCACTGCAATTGGCTTTGCACGGTCTGGGTCGCCCGCAGGATGAGCGCTGCATTGTAGTTGGGGGTGCTGGGGTCCAGTGCCACGCTGCGGCGCACGGCCTCGGCGGTGGCCTGGTTGAACGACTGCAGCAGCAACAGTGGCAGGCTGTAGCTGACCATGGCATAGAACACGGCAAAAAAAATCACGAACACCGCGGCAAATTCGATAGCGACGGCGCCTTTTTGCTTTCTAGGGAGGCTGGTTTTCATCACTGCGACTACCCTGACTGCTACTACCTGCTATCAGCATAGAATCAATCAGCAAAAAGGGACGGTTTTTACGTGATCCAAGGCCTCGTGGTATTTGTCTGGTTGGTGGTGTGTGCGCAGCAGGATATTCGCCAGCGGCAGATTGCCAATCGCCTGACCCTGGGTGCGCTGCTGCTGGCACTGGTCTATCTGCTGTGGAGCGGCAGCACGTGGCTGGGCACTTCCAGGGCGCAAGGGCTGTGGGCGTTCTGCCTGGCCCTGCTGTTGACCTTGCCCGGCTACGCCCTCGGGCGCCTGGGCGCGGGCGATGTGAAGATGCTGGCGGCGTTGGCGCTGGCGTCGAATTCGACCTACCTGTTGTGGTCGCTGATCGGCGCTGGCGTAGCCAATGTCGCCTGGCTGGTCTATGGGCCGCGGCTGCTGCCCCTTGCCAGCCAAGGTGTTAGAGCGCGCCTGGGTTACCTGGTGGTGGACCCGTCAAAAAAACTGCCTTTCGCGCCGTTTCTTTTAGTGGGTTTTAGCCTGGCCTGGGCGTGGCTCCATTAGTCGTGGGCGCTCTGTATCGCTATGTACATAGTTGGAAAGTACGTCTACGTTTATTTATACAAGCTAGTAGGAAGGTTCTTCGCAACCGATAGGTCAATCTTTGGCTTGCCAGGCATGGAGTAGCGCGTGGACAAAGTTACATCTGCAGTAAAAGTGCTCGTGGTCGACGATCAGCCGCTGATTGTGGAGGAGCTTTGCGAATTTCTTGAAAGCAGCGGTTATCGCTGTGTCCCTTGTGAGTCCAGCCAGCAGGCCGTGCAACGCTTCAGTGACGATCCGCAGATCGGCCTGGTGCTGTGTGATCTGCATATGCCGGACATGGACGGTATCGAGCTGGTGCAGGCCCTGCAGAAAATCGCCGGCAAGCAGCGTGCCTTCGAAGCCATTATGTTGACCGGTCGGGCCGACAAGCAGGATGTGATCAAGGCCTTGCGCGTGGGCATCTCCGATTACTACCAGAAGCCCATCAACCTCAATGAGTTGCTGGAGGGGTTGCAGCGCCAGGAAGCCGCGCTGGAAGAACGCCACAAGAATCTGCACCTGGGGAAGCTGAACCAGAAGCTGCAGTATCTTTCCGAGTCCATCGACGATTTGTACCAGGACCTGGACAAGGTCCGTCGCGCCCCGGCGCCGCAATCCGAGGGTGAGGCGGTAAGCGAGGAGGTCCTGGAGGTGCCGGCGATCTTCAATCAGCTGTCACCCCGGCAACTGGATGTTGCCCGGCTGGTGGGCAAGGGCCAGACCAACTACCAGATTGCCTGCGAGCTGGGTATTACCGAGAACACGGTCAAGCTGTACGTGTCCCAGGTGTTGCGCTTGACCCATATGCACAACCGCACCCAACTGGCGTTGGCACTGTCGCCGAGCAACTCGGCATTGCGCCAGCGGGTGACGGCGCACTGACGCTTTGCGTACAGCCATGTAGGAGCGGGTTTGCCCGCGATAGCGTCGGATCAGCCAGGGCATTTATCGGCTGACACCCGCCATCGCGGGCAAGCCCGCTCCCACATTTCTCCAGTGGCTGTGGTTTATTTGCTGCCACCCGAGCTCCCGCCTTCGCTGCCTTCGCCGAACTTTTCGGGGATCGCGTATCTTTTGCTTTCCAGCAAACGCTGCATCGCCAGTTCGCGTTCGGCGGGCGTTGCTCTCTGCACCGTGGGCGAGGCGGCTTGCCCGTTGACTTGCAGCCCCAGCCAGTTTTCCGTTTCCTCCTGGGCCTTGGACGAGGGCCCCGGTTCGATGGCCATTGCCGTCAGGGGCAGGGCCAGCAGCGTCAGGCTGGCGAGGTAATGGAATTTCATCATCGGCTCCTTCAAGCGCTTACTTGATTAGTACAGGCGGTGCATCGCTGGCCGCCGCGACCTGGTCCTTGGCCGCAGGTGTGCCGGCAGCCTTGAGTTTCTCGGCGCGGGCCTGGGCCTCGCTGACCTGCTCGGGGCTCAAGCCCACCTGGCTGGCCAGTTGCGCGGCCTGCCCCCAGTGGTCCTGGTAGATCAACAGCGTCACCAGGTTGACCGCCGCCAATTGGTCGCTTTGCTTGAGCTCCATGGCCGTCATGAACTCAAAACGCGCCTCTTCCAGGCGCCGTTGATTGAGGTAGACCACGCCCAGGTCATTGCGGATTTTCTCGTTGGTGGGCGCCAGTTGCGCCGCCCGCTGCATATGGGCCAGGGCTTGGGCGTTGTCGCCCTGGGTCGCCGCCAATTGCCCCAGGCCGTGTTCCCCTTCGGCGGCCATGCAGGTGCCCAGCAGGCTGCGGTACAGCGGTTGCGCTTCGCTGCGCCCGAGCAGGCGATAAACCTTGGCCTTGCGCTGGCGCACTTGCGGCAACGACTCCGGCAGGCTTTGCAGGTTGGCCAGGCTGGCGTGCATCTTCCCTTCGTTGGCCATGTCGTCAGCCAGGTTCAGCGACAGCTCCTGTTCGGCGCTGGGCGTGGTGCAACTGCCCGGGGTCATCAACGCCGACCACGGCGTCTGGCCGTTACTGGCACAACCGCCGAGCATCAGCAGGCTCAGGCCTGCAATCAGTGCTTTCATCGAGCGCTCCTCAAAAGCTGCTCAGGGCCCGGGAGATCGCAATAAACGCCGGCCCCCCCAGCACAATCAATAAAGCGGGAAACAGGAAGACCATCATCACCACTGACATCTTGGCCGACATCTTCGAGATGAATTCCTGCAAACGGGTCAAGCGGCGGTCATCGAGCAGTTGCTTGAGGGCCAGCAGCGACTTCATGGCACCGCCACCCTGCTGGATCAGTTGCTGCAGAATGATGCAGGTGTCGGTGAACTCATCCACGGCCAAGAGCCTGGCGGTCTTGCCCAGTTCCTCGCCCAGTTCCAGGCCCGAGTCGACCCGCGCCAGGATCAAGCGCAATTCCTGGGTCAGGGCGGGCAGCAGGCGCTGCGCTTCAACGCTCAACACACGCAGCGACTGCTCAACCGCCATGCCCGACTCGAACAGAATGCGCAGCAGCGGGATAAAGGTCGACACCTCGCGGGAGATTTGCTGCTGCCGGGCCTTGGCGGCACTGGCGAGGATGCGCTTGGGGATCAGGTAGCCCACGCCCAGGCCGAGCATGGGGGCGATCCACGGGGAGTCGGCATTGGGAAAGATCAGGCTTTGTGCCACCAGCATCACCCCGGCCAGCACCAGCGGCACGCCAATCTGGCAGGCAGCGAAGATCGAGCGCTGATTGGCTTTGCGCCAGCCCACGCGGTTGAGCAGGAGCTGGGTTTCGTTATCCATGCTCACTGAGCGTTGGGCCAACTGGCTGCTGCCAAACTGGCTGAGCAGGGTGCCGAGACGGTCACCGCGCACCAGTTGGCCTTGCAGGCGTTGGTTGACCAGGCGTTCGCGGCGGCGCTGGTTCAGCAACTGGCCGGCGATCAGCACGAGCGCAGCCAGAAATAATAAGGCACTGATCAGCAGGACCATCTCAAATACTCCGCAACATGCGCCACATCGTCAGGCAGCCCAGCACCTGCATGCTCAGCGCGGCCAGCAGCATGTAGCGGCCGCTGTCGTCATTCCACATGGTCATCAGGTAGCCGGGGTTGATCAGCATGAAATAGCCCACCATCGCAATCGGCATGCCGGCCAGCACGAACGCGGTGACGCGTGTTTCGCCGGTCATGGCGCGCAATTGCCGGGCGCCTTGTTCTCGCTCGCGAATGACCTTGATCAGGTTCTCCAGCAAGTCGCTGGCGTTGCCGCCATAGCGATGGTTGACCTTGAGTCCCAGGGCGAGCATGCGGAACTCGTCCTGTTCGTAGAATTCGGCGAAATCACTGGCGGCCTCGGGCAGGCTGACCCCCAGTTGCACGTTGCGCTGAATGCGCCCCATGGCGGGCTTCAAGGGTTCCTCGGTACTGTCGATGGCCCCCAGCAAGGCATCGGCCAGGGTGCGCCCGGACTTCAGGCTGCGCACGGTATGGTCGAGCACCTGGGGCAGTTGTTCGATCATCCGCTTCACCCGCCGCCGATAGCGCCAGGCGATGTACAGCCGCAGTATCAGCGGCGGCAGCAGAAGCATGGCGAGCAGGCCGACCCAGCTCCATACCAGAAACCCGAGGACTGCGCCCAGCACCCAACAGGTCAGCCACAGGCCCAGGCTGTCGGTGGGTTTGCCCAGGCCCGCACGCTGGAACATGCGCTCCAGGCCGACCCAGCGCCCGCGTTCTTCGGCCAGCAGTGGCTGGCCTGCGGCGAGCCGTTCCAGCACGCGGTCGGTTTCCGCCTGGCGCAGGCCACTGAGGAACAGGTGCAGCGACACGCCAATCAGAATCACGCAACTGAACATCAGGATGGCGCCGGTCATGGTGACGCTCCTATAGCGGCAGGGCGGATTCGCGGCGCAGCTTGTCACCCGCCGGGTTGAGGGCCTCGCGCAGGAAGCCAAAGCCGGTGCGCCGGTCATGGCGGAACAGGGTGTTGGTGACATACACGTCATCGCGCACACCCACCACTTCCACCACTTCGCTGACGCAACGCCGGCCATCGGGCAGGCGGGTCAGTTGGATCACCACATCCAGGGCCGCGCAGATCATCTGGCGCAGGGTTTTTTCGGCAACCACGCGACCGGTCAGGCCCACCAGGGTTTCCAGGCGCAACAGGGCGTCCTGGGCATTGTTGGCGTGCACGGTGCTCATGGAACCGTCGTGGCCGGTGTTCATTGCGGTCATCACATCCAGCACCTCCACGCCACGGATCTCGCCGAGGATGATGCGGTCCGGGCGCATCCGCAGGGCGTTGCGGATCAGGTCGCTGGCCTTCACCTCGCCGTGCCCTTCGGCATTCGGCGGGCGGGTTTCCAGGCGCACCACGTGAGGGTGGCCCAGTTGCAGTTCGGCGACGTCTTCGATGGTCACCAGGCGTTCGTGGGGGTTGATCAACTGGCTGAGAATATTGAGCAAGGTGGTCTTGCCGGTGCCGGTACCGCCGCTGATCAGGATATTGCAGCGCTTGCCCACCGCTTCCTGGAAGAACTCGAAGATCGACTGGTCGATGGTCTGCATCGCCACCAGGTCGCTGCTCTTGAGCATGTCTTTGCGAAACTTTCGAATCGACAGGCACGGCCCGTCCAGGGCAATCGGCGGGATGATCGCGTTGACCCGGCTGCCGTCGGGCAGCCGGGCATCGACCATCGGCGATGACTCATCCAGGCGCCGGCCCAGGGGGGCGAGGATGCGTTGCATGACCCGCTCCACATGGTGGGCGTCGATAAAACGCAGATCGCTCTGGTGCAGCAGGCCGTCCCGCTCGATAAACACCCGGTGCGGGCCGTTGACCAGAATCTCGGTCACCGACGGGTCACGCAACAGCACTTCCAGCGGGCCGAAACCGGTCAGCTCATCGACGATTTCTTCGGCCAGGCGCTCCATCTCATAACGGGAAATCGCCAGGTGCATGCGGGTGATGTATTCGGACACCTTGTCGATGACAAATTGCGCCAGGGATTGGCGCGAACCTTCCAGCAGGTTTTTCCCCGACTCTTCGATGGCGTCGATGATGTAGCGGTGCAGCACCAGTTTCAGGCCGTCGTGATCCACCGCGCTGTTAAGCCCGCGAGCGGGGGTGCCGAAGAGATTTTCGCTGCTCATTTGGTTGTCCCCAGCAGCCGTTCAAACCAACGGGTGGAGGGTTTCTCCATGCCCTCGGTGCGTTTGGCCAGGCGTTCGCCAAGCGCTTTCAGGTTCTGCGTCAGGGGCTCCCGGGGGGCCAGGCTGAACAGGGTCTGCCCCTGGTTCTTGGCGTTCAGGCGCACCTCGGGGCTCAATGGCAGCACGGCAATGACGTCCAGGCCGAAGCTCTTTTCCAGGGTTTCGGTGTCGGGGGCGGCGCCCTTGAGATAGCGGTCGATCAGCAGCCGTGCATGCTCCAGTTTCATGCCTTTTTCCCGCCACTGATTCAGCACCGCCAGGTTGCGCCGGCAGTCGAGGACGTTCTGGTCGGTACACCACAAAAGCTTGTCGCAGTGGCTGACGAAGGTGCGCAGGGCTTCGCTGTCGCGCTGGCCAGTGAGGTTCACCACGATGTGCTGGAAGTGTTGGCGCAAGGCACTGAGCAGCATGTACAGCTCGGCGGCGCTGGTCATTTCCAGCGGTTCGTCGTTTTCGGTGTAGGCGAGGATGCGCAGGCCGCCTTCGGTGGCGGTGACGGCGCTGTTGATCAAGGTGGTGTCCAGGCGGCGCAAATGGCGCAGGGCATCGCCAAAGTTGAACGAACTTTCCAGGCCCAGCAGTGCCAGGCTGTCGCCACGGGGCAGGCCCAGGTCCAGCAGCAGGGTCTCTTGCCCGCTCTTCTGCACCACCATCGCCAGGTGGCTGGCCAGCAGCGCACCGTCGGCATTGCCCTGGGTGCCATACAGTACCGTCAGGCCACCCAGGTGCGCATTGTGGGCGACTGGCGGCAAGCGTTTATTCAAGCGCCGCACCAGGCCGGCGACCTCACTGGAACGTGAGCCGTAGGCGACAAAATCCCGCGCCCCGGCGCGCATCGCGTTGAGCACCAGTTGATTGTCCATGCCGTCGCCGAGGGCGACGATGGCCAGCATCGGCTTGGCTTCCAGGGCACCCTCGATCAAGGCGCTCTGGGCGACCACATGCTCGCGGTCCAGGCCGACGAATACCAGGTTGGCGAAGGTTACGTCCACCAGGGCCAGCAGCTCGTCGAGGCTGCCGCCACCGGCACTGACCACTTGGCCCAGGGGCGCCAGGGCCCCTTGCAGCCATTCCAGGTCGGTGGTGTTGCGGGTAATTGCGAGGAACGTCTGGCTCAGGCTATCGCTCATTGGGAAAGTCCTGTGCGTCGGTCGAAGTTGCCATTTTCCAGGAAGTACAGGCGATACCAGTTGGGGTCGTAGTTGCGCAGCTTTTCACCGGGCAGGGACGGCAGGCGGGCGTTGGCGGCCAGGGGTTGGACCAGGTGCGGGGTGACGATCATCAGCAGTTCTTTTTCCTCGCGGCTGACGTTGCTGTCACGGAAAAACGCGCCAAGGATCGGGATATCGCCCAGGCCAGGAAACTTGCTGACGGTGGAGCGGTTGTTATTGCTGATCAAGCCGCTGATCACAAAACTTTCGCCATCGGCCAGGGAGACCGTGGTGTCGGTGCGGCGCACGGTCAGGGCCGGCACCTGGATGCCTTCTAACTCCAAGGCGTTGGCGTAATCCAGCTCGCTGACTTCCGGTGCGACCTTGAGGGAAATCCGCGTGCGGTCGATCACGGTGGGGGTCAGGGTCAGGCGGATACCGAACTCTTTGTACTCGATAGAGATCGTGTCGCTGCCGGCACTTGGCACCGGGATCGGCACTTCACCGCCGGCAAGAAAGGTCGCGCTGTGCCCGCTCATGGCAACCAGGCTCGGGCGTGCCAGGGTATAGGCAAAACCGCTGCGCTCCAGGGCGTTGATCATCGCCGAAAAGCGCCCGCCGCCGATGCCGATGTTAAAGCTCTCGTTGTCCAGCGGCAGGCCCCCCCCGGCTGTGCGCGGGCTGCCGAACAGGAAGTTGCGGGTGCCGCCAAAGATCGACGTACTGGCCTCCTTGAGCTTGGTGCGGCTGACTTCGACAAAGCGGATATCGGTCTGCACCTGGCTCGGCAGGAACGGGTCGTCGGAGGGCGACAGGGCCAGGCTGGTCAGGGTCGAGGTGGCCTTGCCCTTGACGAACACCATGCTCTGGCGCGGCGCGTTGGAGCAACGGGTCCAGACCATCAGGCTGGTGGCGCCAGAGGCCACGCCGGTGAGCAGGAACGCACGATCGCCGTTGAGGTGTACGTCGGCGATTTTCGGGTCGCCGATGGCCAGGCGGGTAATAGGCATGGGCGATTGCAGGGTTTGTTGCAGGCCTTCACCGACCTCGACCACGGCCGGCAAGGCGCCCAGGTTGCTGCAGCTGTCAGCGGCGGCGAACGCCAGGCCCACAGGCAGGCTGGACAGCATCAGGGCCCAGGCCATTTGTGTGAGCGCAGGTGCGAGATGTTGGCGCATGCAAGGCATCCTTGTTCAATCAGGGATTGTGTTGGGTCGCTTGGTTACCGCGTATGACCTCAATGCCGGAGCGCCGGAATTCGCTGGCACCCCCGGCCTGGGCGAGTCTTTTCGGCGCGCCGAGCATGGCCAGTTGAGTGAACTGGTACAGCTCGCGATTGGCGCTTTGCAGTTTGGCGAAGGCCTCGTTGTCCCCGGCCCAGTACTGGCTCAGCAATTGTTCATCGGCACTGCGCACCGCCAGGCGCAAGGCGCCGACGCTGGTGGCCAGCATCAAGCGGCTCATCAACTGTTGCGGCACCGCCAGCACCACCGTCCGCGGTGGACTTGCCTGACGTTGTGCCTGGCGGGCTTTTTCTTCATCGGTGGTGGGCGGCGCAACGGCGGGCTTGCCATCGTTGGTGGGGCCCAGGTTATCGCCCACACTGAGCAGGCGCAGGGCCGGCACGATGATCTGCGAGGTGGGCTCCGGATTAGTGCCTTCCGGGCGCAGGAACAGCAGCACATCCACATAATCCCCAGGGCTCAACTGGCCTGCGGCACCGATGACTTCATCGACGGCCACCGCCAGGGCGCGTTCGTCAGGGCGGATCATGCGGGCCAGTGGGCCACCGGCATTGAAGCTGGAATCGTCCAGCCAAGTGCCAGCGCTCAGGGCTCTCAAGGGCGTGCGGCCGATGGCCTGGTCGAGGCTGGTCAAGCTGCCGGCCGGTGCGGTGCGCAGCTTTTCCAGGGTCAGGTCGGTGGCGGTGAGCGCCACATAGGGCGGCACATCATGGGCCAGCACCACCACCGATTGGCGGGTCTGGTCTTCAACGGCGGCGACGGTTTTTTCTATGGAAACGCCAGAGGGCGATGGCTCTGCAGTTGGCTCAGGCGGACGGCTAAGTACCAGCCCCCAATAGCCTGCAAACAGCGCACCGATTAATAACAACCCGGCCAGGATCATGCTGACACGACTGTTCATGAAGGCTCTCCCTATCCTGTTGCACTATGGGCCCGTTTTTCCTAACGAGTTGATTTCGCAACCAGGCAGCTATGAACATCTAACGATTTCGCTATTTGACGGTAGCCGAGCTAAGACAAAATGCCATTAGCCACCACGATTTATTTTGGAACCCTCGCGCATTGCCTTAAACGCACAGGGTTATGGCGCCAGAATGGCGGCTAATACTTTGTGATTAATCCGTTCTTACAGTTGTTGAGGTGGGTTTTGTTGACAATGCTCTAGTGGCACGCGGCAATCACCGTGCAGCACTGCGATATCAGCGCAAGCAAGCGCAAAGGAGAAGTCATATGTTCCTTACCTTCATGATGAAACTCTACGTTCAACTCCAACTGTTCTTTCATCGCAAAGAGG comes from the Pseudomonas shahriarae genome and includes:
- a CDS encoding PAS domain-containing sensor histidine kinase, which gives rise to MNSGDKIFGRLLGRNSAQALETPASPPAQGLHLRLDQHGHVLDISRALHPQLARHLSAQAHPLLRDLLCLPGALSIEGTPADWQRHSLDLDFQGAAETILHTRGWIEPDGDGWILRLLDISDLLRGRQLAQQREQNHLLASQMSEQLRVCSLSRLPQVFSEHLRSLTQRWRIPCAAMVLLDQQDQDWLVYSSYSAHDAPQLWTPGQRLGTCLDSLNGNTPLSLKTLQGRSEHPRLHSVFGNAEGLLVPYRDSQGVAAWLLCGFYSGHADVSERDWLNLTAALAAPLLSRLREQRHHQQLERVEALQGLLGTGWWELLANGEEILLAPQLMRSLSPEDAPTKQVLANWLELIHPADRQELNSRLQDLQSLGKPLLASVRLLRSDAKQNPIWYRVQGQVLGAGEQRRWIGFMLDISDIKNQQLQAAAAHARLDNLIASSPAVIYVQRYVNGALHPAFFSDSLLPLLGWTLAECTHDTSVEWVHPEDRDLYFERTRQLLREGNVRSRYRVRDRQGNYHWLLDEAKLLRDDLGLPVEAVGLWLDVTEATLAAQQIKDSEERYRLLVEDSPAMICRYRPDLTLTFGNTPLANYLECTPAQLPGINLGHWLSDEQRNAFVKRIGQLSPEFPVSTAEISLQLPGREHAWWVWSDRGVFDEHGQLQEIQAVGRDNTEVRRSQQQLTQSAKMATLGEMATGLAHEINQPLNVMRMAIANVLKRLGNGDVQLDYLTEKLQRIDAQVQRAARVVDHMRVFGRRSEVEQQPFDPAQAVEGTQSLLGEGLRGKGVDLRITPMDFKVQVNGHVDQLEQVLINLMVNARDALMARHEKNHDFRPWIALYSEHDSRHVRIWVEDNGGGIDARLLERIFEPFFTTKPIGVGTGLGLSVSYGIVENMGGRLSVANSEHGARFCVELPVVGGGLDD
- a CDS encoding TadE/TadG family type IV pilus assembly protein, producing MKTSLPRKQKGAVAIEFAAVFVIFFAVFYAMVSYSLPLLLLQSFNQATAEAVRRSVALDPSTPNYNAALILRATQTVQSQLQWIPATFQFQTAHINPTYTAGVLTVEINYPSANLKNVLPFIVLPGIGTVPRLPTTLHAQSSLQF
- a CDS encoding prepilin peptidase, whose protein sequence is MIQGLVVFVWLVVCAQQDIRQRQIANRLTLGALLLALVYLLWSGSTWLGTSRAQGLWAFCLALLLTLPGYALGRLGAGDVKMLAALALASNSTYLLWSLIGAGVANVAWLVYGPRLLPLASQGVRARLGYLVVDPSKKLPFAPFLLVGFSLAWAWLH
- a CDS encoding response regulator transcription factor; this encodes MDKVTSAVKVLVVDDQPLIVEELCEFLESSGYRCVPCESSQQAVQRFSDDPQIGLVLCDLHMPDMDGIELVQALQKIAGKQRAFEAIMLTGRADKQDVIKALRVGISDYYQKPINLNELLEGLQRQEAALEERHKNLHLGKLNQKLQYLSESIDDLYQDLDKVRRAPAPQSEGEAVSEEVLEVPAIFNQLSPRQLDVARLVGKGQTNYQIACELGITENTVKLYVSQVLRLTHMHNRTQLALALSPSNSALRQRVTAH
- a CDS encoding DUF3613 domain-containing protein, with product MKFHYLASLTLLALPLTAMAIEPGPSSKAQEETENWLGLQVNGQAASPTVQRATPAERELAMQRLLESKRYAIPEKFGEGSEGGSSGGSK
- a CDS encoding tetratricopeptide repeat protein — encoded protein: MKALIAGLSLLMLGGCASNGQTPWSALMTPGSCTTPSAEQELSLNLADDMANEGKMHASLANLQSLPESLPQVRQRKAKVYRLLGRSEAQPLYRSLLGTCMAAEGEHGLGQLAATQGDNAQALAHMQRAAQLAPTNEKIRNDLGVVYLNQRRLEEARFEFMTAMELKQSDQLAAVNLVTLLIYQDHWGQAAQLASQVGLSPEQVSEAQARAEKLKAAGTPAAKDQVAAASDAPPVLIK
- a CDS encoding type II secretion system F family protein, yielding MVLLISALLFLAALVLIAGQLLNQRRRERLVNQRLQGQLVRGDRLGTLLSQFGSSQLAQRSVSMDNETQLLLNRVGWRKANQRSIFAACQIGVPLVLAGVMLVAQSLIFPNADSPWIAPMLGLGVGYLIPKRILASAAKARQQQISREVSTFIPLLRILFESGMAVEQSLRVLSVEAQRLLPALTQELRLILARVDSGLELGEELGKTARLLAVDEFTDTCIILQQLIQQGGGAMKSLLALKQLLDDRRLTRLQEFISKMSAKMSVVMMVFLFPALLIVLGGPAFIAISRALSSF
- a CDS encoding type II secretion system F family protein, producing MTGAILMFSCVILIGVSLHLFLSGLRQAETDRVLERLAAGQPLLAEERGRWVGLERMFQRAGLGKPTDSLGLWLTCWVLGAVLGFLVWSWVGLLAMLLLPPLILRLYIAWRYRRRVKRMIEQLPQVLDHTVRSLKSGRTLADALLGAIDSTEEPLKPAMGRIQRNVQLGVSLPEAASDFAEFYEQDEFRMLALGLKVNHRYGGNASDLLENLIKVIREREQGARQLRAMTGETRVTAFVLAGMPIAMVGYFMLINPGYLMTMWNDDSGRYMLLAALSMQVLGCLTMWRMLRSI
- a CDS encoding CpaF family protein; its protein translation is MSSENLFGTPARGLNSAVDHDGLKLVLHRYIIDAIEESGKNLLEGSRQSLAQFVIDKVSEYITRMHLAISRYEMERLAEEIVDELTGFGPLEVLLRDPSVTEILVNGPHRVFIERDGLLHQSDLRFIDAHHVERVMQRILAPLGRRLDESSPMVDARLPDGSRVNAIIPPIALDGPCLSIRKFRKDMLKSSDLVAMQTIDQSIFEFFQEAVGKRCNILISGGTGTGKTTLLNILSQLINPHERLVTIEDVAELQLGHPHVVRLETRPPNAEGHGEVKASDLIRNALRMRPDRIILGEIRGVEVLDVMTAMNTGHDGSMSTVHANNAQDALLRLETLVGLTGRVVAEKTLRQMICAALDVVIQLTRLPDGRRCVSEVVEVVGVRDDVYVTNTLFRHDRRTGFGFLREALNPAGDKLRRESALPL
- a CDS encoding AAA family ATPase; the encoded protein is MSDSLSQTFLAITRNTTDLEWLQGALAPLGQVVSAGGGSLDELLALVDVTFANLVFVGLDREHVVAQSALIEGALEAKPMLAIVALGDGMDNQLVLNAMRAGARDFVAYGSRSSEVAGLVRRLNKRLPPVAHNAHLGGLTVLYGTQGNADGALLASHLAMVVQKSGQETLLLDLGLPRGDSLALLGLESSFNFGDALRHLRRLDTTLINSAVTATEGGLRILAYTENDEPLEMTSAAELYMLLSALRQHFQHIVVNLTGQRDSEALRTFVSHCDKLLWCTDQNVLDCRRNLAVLNQWREKGMKLEHARLLIDRYLKGAAPDTETLEKSFGLDVIAVLPLSPEVRLNAKNQGQTLFSLAPREPLTQNLKALGERLAKRTEGMEKPSTRWFERLLGTTK